A stretch of the Nicotiana tabacum cultivar K326 chromosome 6, ASM71507v2, whole genome shotgun sequence genome encodes the following:
- the LOC142182161 gene encoding uncharacterized protein LOC142182161, protein MELEDRYGQPSEIRIYQVKKELASISQGSMSIPEYYAKMKSVWNELSTLTVHSDSHCTCGGGKKDIQKLEENQRMYQFLMGLNESYANARSNLLMMSPIPSINRAYSLLVTDERQMEI, encoded by the coding sequence ATGGAGCTGGAAGATAGATATGGACAACCTAGTGAGATTAGAATTTATCAAGTTAAGAAAGAACTTGCCTCAATTTCTCAGGGTTCTATGAGCATCCCTGAGTATTATGCCAAGATGAAGAGTGTTTGGAATGAACTCAGTACTCTAACAGTTCACTCTGACAGTCATTGTACATGTGGAGGTGGTAAAAAGGATATCCAGAAGCTTGAGGAAAATCAAAGGATGTACCAATTTCTAATGGGTCTAAATGAGAGCTATGCAAATGCTAGGAGCAATCTCCTAATGATGAGCCCCATTCCTTCCATCAATAGGGCATATTCTTTGTTGGTCACCGATGAACGCCAAATGGAGATTTAG